The nucleotide window GACGTCGTCGATGCGCAGGCCGACGACCCGTCCGATGTGGACGTCCCGGCTGGCCGCGACGCTGAACTCGTGCTCGCCGGGCGCGGTCACCGGGCCGCCACGGAGGCTTCGGGCAGCTCGACCGGCAGCCGCTCGGCGACCTTGCGGTCGACGACGGCCTTGACGAACGCGCTGAACAGCGGGTGCGGCCGGGTCGGGCGGCTCTTGAGCTCCGGGTGCGCCTGGGTGCCGACGAAGAACGGGTGCTTGTCGGCGGGCAGCTCGACGAACTCGACCAGGTGGTCGTCCGGCGAGGTGCCGGAGAACACCAGGCCCGCGTCCGAGAGCTGCTTGCGGTAGGCGTTGTTGACCTCGTAGCGGTGCCGGTGCCGCTCGGAGACCTCGGTGCCGCCGTAGGCCTTGGCGACCTGCGAGCCCGGCTTGAGCTTCGCCGGGTAGGCGCCGAGCCGCATGGTGCCGCCCATGTCCCGCTCGCCCGCGACGACGTCGCGCTGGTCGGCCATGGTCGAGATCACCGGGTGCTTGGTGTTCTCGTCGAACTCCGACGAGCCGGCGTCCTTGATGCCGGCCAGGTGCCGGGCGGCCTCGATGACCATGCACTGCAGGCCGAGGCACAGGCCGAGCAGCGGGACACCGCGGGTGCGGGCGTACTCGATCGCGCCGACCTTGCCCTCGATGCCGCGGATGCCGAACCCGCCCGGGATCAGCACACCGTCCACATCGGACAGCACGGACGCCGCGCCGGACGCGGTCTGCGCGTCGTCGGAGGCGACCCAGACGATCTCGACCTTGGCGCGGTGGGCGAACCCGCCCGCACGCAGGGCCTCGGTGACCGACAGGTAGGCGTCCGGCAGGTCGATGTACTTGCCGACGACGGCGATCCGCACGACCTCGCTGGGGTTGTGCACGCGGTCGAGCAGGTCGCCCCACACCGTCCAGTCGACGTCGCGGAACGGCAGGCCGAGGCGGCGGACGACGTAGGCGTCGAGCGCCTCGCCGTGCAGCACCTTCGGGATGTCGTAGATGGACCGCGCGTCCGGGCAGGCGATGACGGCCTCGGTGTCGACGTCGCACATCAGGCCGATCTTGCGCTTGAGGTCCTCCGGGATCTCCCGGTCGGCCCGGCAGACCAGCGCGTCGGGCTGGATACCGATGTTGCGCAGTGCGGCGACCGAGTGCTGGGTCGGCTTCGTCTTCAGCTCGCCCGACGGCGCCAGGTACGGCACCAGCGAGACGTGCAGGAAGAAGCACTGGTCGCGGCCGACGTCGTGGCGGACCTGGCGGCAGGCCTCCAGGAACGGCAGGGACTCGATGTCGCCGACCGTGCCGCCGACCTCGGTGATGACGACGTCCGGCGACTGGCCGGTCTCGTCGGGCCCGGCGGCCGCGGTGATCCGGGCCTTGATCTCGTCGGTGATGTGCGGGATGACCTGCACGGTGTCGCCGAGGTACTCGCCGCGGCGCTCCTTGGCGATGACCTCGGAGTAGACCTGGCCGGTGGTGACGTTGGCCTTGCCGTCGAGGTCGCGGTCGAGGAACCGCTCGTAGTGGCCGATGTCGAGGTCGGTCTCGGCGCCGTCGTCGGTGACGAACACCTCGCCGTGCTGGAACGGGTTCATCGTCCCGGGGTCGACGTTGAGATAGGGGTCGAGCTTCTGCATCGTGACGCGAAGCCCGCGCGCGGTAAGGAGCTGACCCAGGCTGGAAGCCGTGAGTCCCTTACCCAGAGAGGAGGCGACGCCTCCGGTGACAAAGACGTACTTGGTTGCCCGTGACTGAAGTCCCACGGGCCGCCAGCATATCCCACCGGTGCGGATCCGCGCGCTGGGACTCGCCCGAGCCGTCCGTTATGACCGACGCCACCCGTGCGGGTGAGGTCAGGCCGCCACCTTCGCCGGACGCAGCCGCGGCCGGCCCGTGAGCGCCCGGCTGCCCGGCAGCCGCCGCAGGACCTCGACGATTCCGACGGTCAGGGCGATCGTCCCCCCGTAGATGATCACGCTCAGCCACGGCGCGCCGAACCGCTCCGCGACGTGCGGGATCGCCGGGCCGAGCAGGGCCAGGGCGAGCGGGTGCACCAGGAAGATGCTGAACGACCGGTTCGCCGCCCACGAGACCAGCCGGGCGCCGCGGCTGCCTTCGCGGCGGCGGGCCGCCCACCGCGTGGCGAACGCGTAGATCGCCGCGATCACGGCGAGGAACCACGGGATCAGGTACGGCTGGAACGGGTCGCTGGCCACCTGCGGGAACGTTCCATTGTGGACGGTCCGGAAGTAGAACCACTCGGTGCCCGCCAGCACCGCCACGAGCGCGCCGCCGAGCAGCAGCCGGTGCCGGCCCACCCAGGCGTGCACGGTCTCGAAGTGCATGGCCACCACGGCACCGAACAGCGTGTAGAACTGGTACGGCAGGATCGTGCCGTACAGGTGGGTGATCGTCTCGTAGCTCACGCCGAACGGCTGGTACGTCATGAACAGCGTCACGCCGACCTGCAGCAGGCCGCTGCCGAGCAGCAGCCACTTGTGCCTGCCCTCGGTCGCCCGCAGCACCTTCATCAGCACCGGGAACAGCAGGTAGACCTGCATCGTCACGAGCAGGAAGTACAGGTGGTACCAGGCCCCGCCGGTGACGAGGTCCTTGAGCAGCAGGCGCATCGACGCCTCGAGCGAGCCCGGCTGCTGCTCCCCGGTCACCAGCGCGTACGCCCAGAAGAACATCGACCACGCCAGGTAGGGCGTCGCAACCAGCGGGAGCCGCCGCCGCCAGAAGTCGCCGGCGGTGAACTCGCGGCGGCGGTTCTGGAACACGAGCACGAACCCGGTGAGCGCGAAGAAGGCCTCACGGGTGAAGTGCAGCGGCGTCTCGACGGCGTTGGCGCCGACGTCCTGCGCGAAGTTCGTCGCGCCCACCACGTGGATGAGGATGACGCAGGCGAACGTGATCAACCGGAACAGGTCGATCTGGTGGAGGTAGGGCGCCTTGCCGCCCGGTCTGGTGGCGCGGGCGGGGGCCTCGAGCGTGGCCTGGGCAGTCGTCATCGTGCCGCCGATCCGGCACCGTCGTCGGCGTGGTTCACGTTGTCAGACTTGCCACCCATTCTGTGAATTTCCCATGAAGCTGCTGGGAAGCGCCTGTTGGCGGAGCTCCTGGGACATGTCGGATATGCCACTTTTGCTGGGGCTGCGTGATTACCGTGATCATGTTAATGCTCAGCGTGAAGGGCCACCACGCGGGCGTGACGCCGCTCGCGTGATGGCCCTTACGCGCCGGGCACTCAGAAAGCGGTGGCTCCGTTCGGGGTGCCGAGCCCGGTCGGGCCGTCGTAGCCGGTCACGGCGGTGCAGAGGTAGCTGCCGCCGCAGGAGCCGTTGCTGCCGCCGCTCACATCGTTGAGCGACGATGTGTGCGAGTACACAGTGTTGGCGCCCGTGACGCCGCCGACACCGCCCAGGGCGTACACACCGCCGACGACCGGAGCCGCGACGCTCGTGCCGCCGAACACCATCCAGCCGGAGCGGCCCTGGTAGGCCGTGCTGTCGTAGACGGCGACGCCGGTGGCCGGGTCGGCGACGGCGCTGACGTCGGCGACCGTGCGCTTGCCGCAGCCACTGTCGGCCTGCCACGACGGCTTGGTGATGTACGCCGAGCAGCCGCTGCCCGCGCCGCTCCACGCCGTCTCGCTCCAGCCGCGGGTGTTCGACGCCTTCTTCAGGCTGGTGCCGCCGACGGCGGTGACGTACCGCGAGGCGGCCGGGAACTCGGCGCCGTACCCGGCGTCGCCGGAGCTGACCGTGATCGCCACGCCGGGGTGGTTGAAGTACTGGCCTTCGGCGCTCGCCTCACTCGAGAACTCGCTGCCGCCGTAGCTGTTGCTGACGACCTCGGCCCCCAGCCGGACGGCCGTGTTCACCGCCGTGCCGAGGTCGGCGAAGCTCGACGACGTGCCTTCGACCAGCAGCACGTTGCACTTCGGGCAGATCGCCGAGGCCATGTCGAGGTCGAGGGAGATCTCCTGGGCCCAGCCGCCGTCCTTGCGCGGGTAGCCGGTGCCGCCGTTCTGGTCGGCCTTGGCGAAGCACGGGGTGGTGCTGGCGTTGATCGACGACGGCGTGCAGGACGCCAGCGCGGGGATGCCGTACTGGGCGCGGTAGACGTTGACGTCGGCGAAGGCGGTCGGGGCGTCGTAGGCGTCGACGATGGCGATCGTGCGACCGGCGCCGGCGCTGCTCGCGAGCGAGCCGAGGTTGTAGGCGGAGAGCAGGTCGGCCGGGCCGAACCCGGACGGCGTGGC belongs to Amycolatopsis tolypomycina and includes:
- a CDS encoding CTP synthase, with amino-acid sequence MGLQSRATKYVFVTGGVASSLGKGLTASSLGQLLTARGLRVTMQKLDPYLNVDPGTMNPFQHGEVFVTDDGAETDLDIGHYERFLDRDLDGKANVTTGQVYSEVIAKERRGEYLGDTVQVIPHITDEIKARITAAAGPDETGQSPDVVITEVGGTVGDIESLPFLEACRQVRHDVGRDQCFFLHVSLVPYLAPSGELKTKPTQHSVAALRNIGIQPDALVCRADREIPEDLKRKIGLMCDVDTEAVIACPDARSIYDIPKVLHGEALDAYVVRRLGLPFRDVDWTVWGDLLDRVHNPSEVVRIAVVGKYIDLPDAYLSVTEALRAGGFAHRAKVEIVWVASDDAQTASGAASVLSDVDGVLIPGGFGIRGIEGKVGAIEYARTRGVPLLGLCLGLQCMVIEAARHLAGIKDAGSSEFDENTKHPVISTMADQRDVVAGERDMGGTMRLGAYPAKLKPGSQVAKAYGGTEVSERHRHRYEVNNAYRKQLSDAGLVFSGTSPDDHLVEFVELPADKHPFFVGTQAHPELKSRPTRPHPLFSAFVKAVVDRKVAERLPVELPEASVAAR
- a CDS encoding acyltransferase, giving the protein MTTAQATLEAPARATRPGGKAPYLHQIDLFRLITFACVILIHVVGATNFAQDVGANAVETPLHFTREAFFALTGFVLVFQNRRREFTAGDFWRRRLPLVATPYLAWSMFFWAYALVTGEQQPGSLEASMRLLLKDLVTGGAWYHLYFLLVTMQVYLLFPVLMKVLRATEGRHKWLLLGSGLLQVGVTLFMTYQPFGVSYETITHLYGTILPYQFYTLFGAVVAMHFETVHAWVGRHRLLLGGALVAVLAGTEWFYFRTVHNGTFPQVASDPFQPYLIPWFLAVIAAIYAFATRWAARRREGSRGARLVSWAANRSFSIFLVHPLALALLGPAIPHVAERFGAPWLSVIIYGGTIALTVGIVEVLRRLPGSRALTGRPRLRPAKVAA
- a CDS encoding S53 family peptidase, whose product is MRRAAVFAAAFTLALTTAGVAQAAPAQRGHAQRVCSVAPTGFAACNAWLDTDHVTAAAAAATPSGFGPADLLSAYNLGSLASSAGAGRTIAIVDAYDAPTAFADVNVYRAQYGIPALASCTPSSINASTTPCFAKADQNGGTGYPRKDGGWAQEISLDLDMASAICPKCNVLLVEGTSSSFADLGTAVNTAVRLGAEVVSNSYGGSEFSSEASAEGQYFNHPGVAITVSSGDAGYGAEFPAASRYVTAVGGTSLKKASNTRGWSETAWSGAGSGCSAYITKPSWQADSGCGKRTVADVSAVADPATGVAVYDSTAYQGRSGWMVFGGTSVAAPVVGGVYALGGVGGVTGANTVYSHTSSLNDVSGGSNGSCGGSYLCTAVTGYDGPTGLGTPNGATAF